A stretch of DNA from Triticum dicoccoides isolate Atlit2015 ecotype Zavitan chromosome 2A, WEW_v2.0, whole genome shotgun sequence:
GTTTACTTTACTTGGTGACGATCTCATGAGTATGTAGTGCTACTGTATCATGGTTGGCTATTAGTGTTCCAAATGTTTCTTAGGACAATCCAAACTTGTTTCAGTGGGAAATATTTTCCTTTTAAATTCCTTGGCCCCGACTTAACTGAAAGCAAGCATCAAGCAGACACTGGCCATGGGAATGCGAGTTGCGACTATACACCAAACATGTGGTCCATACCATGTATTGTTCTTGGTTGTGATGCTTCCTGTGCATGAACTAAAAGCTCGGAGTACAGTAATATCTCTTCCAGTTGTGATGCTTCCCATTTATCAGTCGTGGCAAACAGTCTGCTTGAGAAATTCTACCTCCCAGCCCTTATTGATCCAGGACCTAATTGTTTACTGTGATCATATCATAATTTCTTTGATGGAAGACTGGAAGTTCAGATCATATCAGATACGTAGGTTCCAAAGGTTCTGTCTATGAGCTTTGCAGCTGTAGCTGTCTGATGAGCTTTGCAGCTGCAGCTGCTTTGCTGTCTATGCTGTTAATCTTTAGCCTTTTGTTGCCTATGTCGTTAATCTTAGGTCTGGGAGTTCGAGTTCTATAATCTAGTTTAGCAATTGGCTTCAATGATGTTATTTTCCTTTCAGATGCCTATGTGCAGCAGTCATTCACATTTCGATTGTAGCACTATCATGATTGCAAACAAGGGTCTTTTTAATTGTAGCACTAACAGGTCTTGAAGATTTTGTTTGACATTTGTTTGTCTAGATGACCTATCGTAGCATCCAAGGGTCTTTTCACGTACTATGTTTCTGTGTTCAAACTTTTCAGTTAGTGATATACAAATTGCTCAGACCATTCTCTTGTTCCTGATTGTGTTGTTTACCTTACTTGCTGATGATCTTGTGAATATGTGGTGCAGCCCTATCATTGTTTTGCTTTGAGGGGTTCAGAATATTTCTTTGGACAATCAAACTTCTTTCAGGTGGAAATATTTTTCCTTTGAACTTCTTTGGCCCGTAATGACTCAACTGAAATCAAGCATAAGTACTTCTCAGCTGTGGCCATACGCCAAAGATGTGTGTGATCTGCCAATCTGCTATCCTGTCCATTTAGTCCAGCAGTCAGATGGCGTGCCACACATGAAGCAATCAGGCATGTTTTGTAACACGAACGCTAAACCCTTTGCAATGATTGATCAAACCAAGCAGAAGCAGGTACCAGCGCCGCTGGCTGGGCCGAATAATGGTGCGTGCATGATCTCAACCAAGTTGGATGCTTGATCTGAATAGATTGGAGATGTCGTACGCACTTGCCCTGTAGATTTGTTTGTTGGCTGGATCTTAACTTAATCGGCAGCATATGCTGCCCCTCAACTTGCATACATTTCCAAGTGCCGTGTTTGGGGGACTTTGACCGCTGCTTGTTTAAGTTGGTCGCGGCGGGATGGGTTATTAGCGCATCGCTAATGGAATCCCTAATAATAATTTAGAGGATCTTTAACTCCTCAAAATTTTACTCCTCTACAATGGCCGTACCTCGCCAAACCCTTAAATTTAACTCCTCAAACGAACTTTTTTTCCAACCGGGCTCATACCCTTTTTCATTAATTTTGCAATCAACGGAAATACATCAGTCATGTGTCGATCATGTTTCACAAGATAAGCACCGAGCCAGCTAAAGATAACTACCCAGCAAAAGGAGACTGAAAGGGGCACGAGCGAGTTGGTGCATCGACAGGAAACCCACTGCATGACAGCCCTAGAACGGATTATCAGCTGTGGGGCGAAAACCTGACGACACTACAACCACAACTCGAACCAAAAGCACCTGATCTAGGACATAGGAACTCTAAAGAGGATGGATCCGTATCATCAAAAGAACAATTCCAGTGGGCATCAGACCCCAGTGGATATAGGCCAGTCTAAAAGTAACAGGATCAAGACAGCTCCCCAATCTGAATACCATCCCCATCTCCCAGGAGCAGCCTGCTACGAGCATATGATCTGTCCGTCAGAGCAGCCGCCACATTAGCCAGCCTCTTCACCCCCACTTGGAATCTCATCTTGTCTTCCTCCTTAAGCAATCCTGCCCAGTATAACTCCTCAAACGAACTGACCCCACATAAAAGTATATGTTCATCTCCTTCTACCTTCTTCCTTCCACGGCGCTCCCAAGTCTTTGCCACAACGACGAGATCCCCCAGCCTTGATACCGCCACCTCGCCATCGGTCTTCGCCACCACGACGAGGTCCAACGCGCCTGTGCCCATGCTGCCTAGCTGAAGGTTTGGTCGTGCTCGCCATCGAAACCGACGGCGGCCTACCAGGTGCATGTGTGGTGTGCGTGCACAACTCGGTCGGCGGCAGCGCAGGCGTTGCAGGACGCCACCAGAGCTCCAGGACGTGGCGGCCATTGTAGGACGTCACAGAGGCAAGCGCACATAGCCGACGGCGTACGCACACGATTTTATGAAGTTCCTTGCTGCCAGCGAGATTCCGGCGCCAACGAGAGGCGGCGGAGTTGCGAGGGCGTAGGAGGGTTCCATTTTCCCGGTCACCAAGGTGGTTGACGGCCGGCGGCGTGGATTTCGGCAGCAGTAGACGCGAGAAATGGAAGGGAATTTTTTTAAGGGGCGGCGTCGCAGAGAAGTAAATATAGAAGAGTTGGGCGTTGGAGTAAACTTAAGTCCTTAAAATTTTACTCCTCTAGAGATTTGAGGGTTCGACTAGGTACAAAGGAGTAAAATGAGGACTTATAGGTTTTTAAGGGATCCATTGAAGATCTCTTAAGGCCCCTTTGATACAAAGGAATTTCataggatttttataggatttgGATCCTTAGGATTTTTTTTTGTGATGgtcgtttgatttgtaggattggaatccttaggatttttttcATAGGTttcatttgtactacattttgAAGGAAACTTTTCATTCACTCAAACTTTTTTGTAGGATCCCATCAAAAAAACTTTTTTGTAGGATTCCTTTGTTTTTTCTATGCTATCAAACACTTCTCCAAATCCCATAAGATATAAGAAGACATGACACTCTATTCCTATAtttttcctattcctgcatttGAAAATCTTGCGAATCAAAGAGGGCCCTTAGTTTGAAATGATCCCAACCAAACAACCAAATGCATGTCAGAGGTGGTGGTTTAATCAAGTCGGGAGGTTTGGTTCGTTGGACTGTCGTACTGTACTGCTGATATCGTGCTCGGTGTGCGCATTTGTTTATGGGAGATGCGGTTGTCTGTTGATGTTACTGATATTCTAGGTTTTGGACCACTTTCACAACTGGCTTTGCTGATATAGTGATGCCACCACGCTTACTCTATAAGCCTGGAGCACTTAACAACTTTGGCTTCAACATCTAGGCAACTTTACAACTATGCATTTCTCTTAGATGCAGTTGCTGATATAGTGATACATTTTTCCGGCTATTAGAAAGCTTGAATTTTTCTCTCACTATGTACTCTCCTTAATTTGTACTCctttcgtccggaaatacttgtcatcaaactagataaaaaggaatgtatctaaatgtattttaattctagatacattgctttttatccattttaatgacaaatattttcggacggaggaagtacttctCTGTTTTAAAATAAGTGTCTTAATTTTATACTAACTTTAATTTAAAATTGTACTAAggatgagacacttattttgaggtaGAGGATCTATATACATATAGATGTGCACTGAGTTGCCATAAGGCAGCTGGGCGTTTACTACACACCTACTCTAGAAAGATAAGTACTtcttccgttccaaattacttgttgtaggtagttctagatacatccatacctgcgacgagtaattcggacggagggagtatttggaaACGGATGGAGTAGTAGCTATCACCACTGTCATTTTATTTTGCGAACGTACTCTTAAACATTCATCGGAAACACATGGGGTCACGTTGTGAGCAGTCAAAGCCCGGCAGGAATTCCCTGATGGCGCCAAATGCAGGATAAAAACAAGGACGTTCGGGTACAGTTGCTATCCTGCACCTTGCCATTTCTTTATGGGCCGCGGCCAATAAACAAGGCACCTAATCTCGGGCCATGCTGCCATGGCGCCGTTCGAGATCGGACAGTTCATCGCGGCGCCCGGGCAGCCATTATATATCCGTCTCTGGATCTAGCAAATCACAGCCCCGCACCGCATTGATCGTCTCCCGTCTCCACACCTGCGCTACCCACTGTGCTTCGCTTGGCAtccgtccacacacacacacacacgcaaccagcagcagcctgcattcccatggcCAGCCTGGTGCACCAGACGGCGGCCCCGATGCCGGCCGCGGCGGCGATGGACGACGACTTCATGCCGCAGAGCTTCGGGTGCTTCGGGCGGTCGCTGTCTCGGGCGTCGTCGGCCCGGCGGCTGGAGTACAGGGCGCTGAGCGGCGAGGGCGGGGAGGAGATGAGGCGCATCGCGCAGGAGGAGCGGTCGGCCAGGGCGAAGCTGCGGTGGAAGGCGGTGGCGCAGGAGATCATGGCcaggaggaggggcggcggcggcggaggcgcggcgCGGAGGAGGAAGGCGGGGT
This window harbors:
- the LOC119359191 gene encoding uncharacterized protein LOC119359191, translating into MASLVHQTAAPMPAAAAMDDDFMPQSFGCFGRSLSRASSARRLEYRALSGEGGEEMRRIAQEERSARAKLRWKAVAQEIMARRRGGGGGGAARRRKAGFSYDSKSYALNFDQGAAAE